A window of the Vanessa cardui chromosome 27, ilVanCard2.1, whole genome shotgun sequence genome harbors these coding sequences:
- the LOC124540994 gene encoding glycine-rich protein-like: MYKAVLLVCALALLIQSIAGACIGNGLGPFGIAGPLGLNEPFGLAGPLGLNEPFGLAGPFGLGRPLGLAEPFGLGEPCGLGPLGAPYGAYGAYGLGYGIGNYAGLFRAGYGYGALL; encoded by the exons ATGTACAAGGCTGTGCTTTTGGTCTGCGCTCTGGCGCTCTTGATCCAG TCCATTGCTGGTGCATGCATTGGAAATGGATTGGGACCCTTTGGTATTGCTGGCCCTCTTGGTCTGAACGAACCTTTTGGTCTCGCTGGACCTCTTGGTCTGAACGAACCTTTTGGTCTCGCGGGACCTTTTGGTCTTGGTCGTCCTCTGGGCCTCGCTGAACCTTTCGGCCTCGGTGAGCCTTGTGGTCTAGGTCCACTGGGTGCTCCTTACGGAGCGTACGGTGCTTACGGTCTCGGCTACGGCATCGGCAACTACGCTGGACTTTTCCGAGCTGGTTATGGATACGGAGCTCTCCTCTAA
- the LOC124540996 gene encoding chorion class A protein L11-like, translated as MYKAVLLVCAMALAIQSIAGACIGNGLGPFGNAGPLGLNEPFGLAGPFGLGRPLGLAEPFGLGETCGLGPLGAPYGAYGAYGLGYGIGNYAGPFRAGYGYGALL; from the exons ATGTACAAGGCTGTGCTTTTGGTCTGCGCTATGGCGCTCGCGATCCAG TCCATTGCTGGAGCATGCATTGGAAATGGATTGGGACCCTTTGGTAATGCTGGCCCTCTTGGTCTGAACGAACCTTTTGGTCTCGCGGGACCTTTTGGTCTTGGTCGTCCTCTGGGCCTCGCTGAACCTTTCGGCCTCGGTGAGACTTGTGGTCTAGGTCCACTGGGTGCTCCTTACGGAGCATACGGTGCTTACGGTCTCGGCTACGGCATCGGCAACTACGCTGGACCTTTCCGAGCCGGTTATGGATACGGCGCTCTCCTCTAA